In the Populus trichocarpa isolate Nisqually-1 chromosome 1, P.trichocarpa_v4.1, whole genome shotgun sequence genome, one interval contains:
- the LOC7455794 gene encoding mediator of RNA polymerase II transcription subunit 15a, whose product MLSLANLPSTRPPDRGLTQVPKSNVSLNTNLKDSPGDLQKSSENLKGEMEHSGNSGNCEQEQGILHSPQVIAQHDPEEFLNFQQGSCLELQSSTLSMVKRDPQTTPAQQQQTQQAPSTLHSPPSMVEQPLLLSQQQEQPKGQKAVATDMSQKLLIAQESRVPDQQHHQQPKLPCPYNDCQSLQSYSPTPEQKLLSQSQPPKLQQILNLSRQDEQQDDIKSEQHLCESNSERENVVNPMQQVSMRSLQLPLSTLPQPNDIKFLLKNNRNERAKANSGRSSSVAQRMDPKQKKSRHHVSAQKKNQESQQGQMCQQLIKGNQEVPQQMQQDDEMPHQLNEVNDVKMTQGIEHETALNQRPEVKNLKFRQVTAVKSGVPPSISSPMHIQTEPVQLPRHFPLTNQHNMLRSHTIVGSPSHSVNSQPGFSAKFLSNDSSYLNTDGFGFDASTINFGESCDAEKPILRLIKAVNSISSKALSASVSEIGSVVNLADSMAGSVPVYGSKGSVSEDLGVTSKTNPVARYFSMGCSTFGMRKVKLSTKAVPLNDKTPACPKKSGSESTTFCPNKKPRIQVSRAVLKEIEEINQQLIDTVVDISDEETDSTTVGPDGGGIIIKCSFIAVSISPNFNSKEDFEQISKIQPLKLLVPTKYPYCSPIVLEKLPEEVSEKHDDLSVKARVKLNLHLRNLLQPMSIGEMARTWDKCARTAISEHAVKNGGGCVFSKYGTWENCFSAA is encoded by the exons ATGCTTAGCTTGGCCAACTTACCGTCTACAAGGCCTCCTGACAGAGGTTTAACTCAGGTCCCAAAGTCAAATGTTAGCCTGAATACCAACTTGAAAGATTCACCTGGCGATTTGCAGAAGTCTTCAGAAAATTTAAAAGGTGAAATGGAACATTCTGGTAATTCTGGAAATTGCGAGCAAGAACAGGGAATACTGCATTCACCACAGGTTATTGCTCAGCATGACCCGGAAGAATTTCTGAATTTTCAGCAAGGCTCCTGCCTAGAGCTTCAATCCTCAACACTTTCCATGGTCAAGAGGGACCCGCAAACAACCCCTGCGCAGCAGCAACAGACACAACAAGCTCCTTCTACACTTCACAGTCCACCATCCATGGTTGAGCAGCCACTATTGTTGTCGCAGCAGCAAGAGCAGCCGAAGGGACAAAAAGCAGTTGCCACTGATATGAGCCAAAAGCTATTAATTGCGCAAGAAAGCAGAGTCCCTGATCAGCAGCATCATCAACAACCGAAGTTACCATGCCCGTACAATGATTGTCAAAGCTTGCAGTCATATTCACCGACTCCAGAGCAGAAACTGTTGTCTCAATCACAGCCACCAAAATTGCAACAGATTCTAAATTTGTCACGGCAAGATGAACAGCAAGATGACATAAAATCAGAGCAGCATTTGTGTGAATCAAATTCAGAGCGCGAAAATGTAGTGAATCCAATGCAGCAAGTTTCCATGAGGTCTCTACAGCTGCCATTAAGCACTCTTCCACAGCCAAATGATATcaaatttctattaaaaaacaacaggaATGAACGAGCAAAAGCGAATTCCGGAAGAAGTTCTTCTGTAGCTCAACGTAtggatccaaaacaaaagaagtCCCGGCACCATGTATCCGCACAAAAGAAGAATCAAGAATCTCAACAGGGCCAAATGTGTCAGCAACTTATCAAGGGAAATCAAGAAGTTCCACAGCAGATGCAGCAGGATGATGAAATGCCACATCAGTTGAATGAAGTAAATGATGTGAAAATGACACAAGGAATAGAGCATGAAACAGCACTAAATCAGAGACCTGAAGTCAAGAACTTGAAATTTAGACAAGTGACAGCTGTTAAATCTGGAGTTCCACCTTCAATTTCTTCCCCCATGCACATTCAGACCGAACCTGTCCAGTTACCTCGACATTTTCCTCTGACCAACCAGCATAATATGCTGCGGTCGCATACAATAGTTGGATCCCCTTCTCATTCTGTAAATTCGCAGCCTGGGTTTTCTGCGAAATTCCTCTCCAATGATTCATCATACTTGAATACAG ATGGCTTTGGTTTTGATGCTTCAACCATCAATTTTGGAGAATCATGTGATGCTGAGAAGCCCATTCTACGCTTAATTAAAGCG GTGAACTCAATTTCATCGAAAGCATTAAGTGCTTCTGTAAGTGAGATTGGATCAGTAGTCAATCTGGCTGATAGCATGGCAGGATCAGTACCAGTTTATGGATCAAAAGGCTCAGTTAGTGAAGATTTAGGGGTCACGAGTAAGACTAATCCAGTTGCAAGATACTTTTCCATGGGTTGTAGCACATTTGGAATGAGGAAAGTGAAGCTTTCAACCAAAGCAGTTCCCTTGAATGATAAGACACCAGCTTGCCCGAAGAAATCTGGCTCAGAGTCAACTACATTTTGCCCCAACAAAAAACCTAGGATTCAG GTCAGTCGTGCTGTGTTAAAGGAAATAGAGGAGATAAATCAGCAACTGATAGACACAGTGGTAGATATCAGTGATGAAGAAACCGACTCAACTACAGTTGGACCAGATGGTGGAGGAATCATTATCAAGTGCTCATTCATTGCTGTGTCCATTAGTCCAAACTTCAACTCGAAAGAGGATTTCGAACAAATT TCAAAAATTCAGCCCTTAAAATTGCTTGTCCCCACAAAGTACCCTTATTGCTCACCTATAGTTCTCGAAAAGTTGCCAGAGGAAGTCAG TGAAAAGCATGATGATCTTTCAGTGAAGGCAAGGGTAAAGCTCAACTTGCATCTCAGAAATCTATTGCAGCCCATGTCAATAGGGGAGATGGCTCGGACTTGGGATAAATGTGCTCGGACAGCTATTTCCGAGCATGCCGTGAAGAATGGGGGAGGTTGCGTTTTCTCAAAATATGGAACTTGGGAAAACTGCTTCAGTGCCGCATGA
- the LOC112327221 gene encoding uncharacterized protein LOC112327221 isoform X2 codes for MLTLTGSCYKSRPFSLLFTVHSEQEKKRRRKSEYCFVSLTHKSLAISSLLFCFQAKIFKILLLLLLRNKPQFLHVETENWSWRCQHMEDSDWRSELSAEFRRDVVNDIVHI; via the exons ATGCTTACCCTCACTGGCTCCTGCTATAAAAGCCGGCCATTTTCCCTCCTCTTCACAGTTCACAGCGagcaggagaaaaaaagaagaagaaaaagtgaGTACTGTTTCGTTTCCTTGACTCACAAGTCTCTCGCAATATCGTCTCTGCTCTTCTGCTTTCAAGCGAAAATCTTCAAAATCTTATTGCTTCTGTTGCTTCGAAACAAACCACAGTTTCTTCACGTGGAAACG GAAAATTGGAGTTGGAGGTGTCAACATATGGAAGACAGTGACTGGAGAAGTGAGTTATCAGCAGAATTTCGTCGAGATGTTGTCAATGATAT AGTTCATATCTAA
- the LOC112327221 gene encoding uncharacterized protein LOC112327221 isoform X1, which translates to MLTLTGSCYKSRPFSLLFTVHSEQEKKRRRKSEYCFVSLTHKSLAISSLLFCFQAKIFKILLLLLLRNKPQFLHVETENWSWRCQHMEDSDWRSELSAEFRRDVVNDIVETITQTVKPSPLQVTLPSILKLAVNFEEKVYSLAKDKLS; encoded by the exons ATGCTTACCCTCACTGGCTCCTGCTATAAAAGCCGGCCATTTTCCCTCCTCTTCACAGTTCACAGCGagcaggagaaaaaaagaagaagaaaaagtgaGTACTGTTTCGTTTCCTTGACTCACAAGTCTCTCGCAATATCGTCTCTGCTCTTCTGCTTTCAAGCGAAAATCTTCAAAATCTTATTGCTTCTGTTGCTTCGAAACAAACCACAGTTTCTTCACGTGGAAACG GAAAATTGGAGTTGGAGGTGTCAACATATGGAAGACAGTGACTGGAGAAGTGAGTTATCAGCAGAATTTCGTCGAGATGTTGTCAATGATAT AGTGGAGACAATAACGCAGACTGTCAAACCTTCTCCTCTGCAAGTGACTTTACCTAGTATACTGAAGTTGGCTGTAAACTTTGAGGAAAAAGTTTACTCGCTTGCCAAAGACAAGCTATCTTGA